From Leptospira langatensis, the proteins below share one genomic window:
- the priA gene encoding replication restart helicase PriA, with protein MIQFAEVAFDLPLLEDTFTYEVPAGTPVGVRVEAKLRGRKEEGIILSLHHNEPSYQVLPIDKIVDKTPIINQEQIQLAYWLKEQYLASLGECIHKMIPTGRRHSKVVLNEEVSETKLLKLNEEQEKAYQNIKSDFGKDAVHLLFGITGSGKTEVYLHLIQELLQKTDKGILLLVPEIGLTYHIIRKLEAVFPGQIALLHSALKVSERFKAYTDLLHGRKRIAVGTRSAVFAPIQNLGLVIIDEEHDGSFKEHSTPRYHARQVALQRCRQNKAVLVLGSATPSLEVYHLAKTGKIGLQVLSKRPGVAKPPKVRIEENKKEARLIGSELTFAIKQRLDRKEQVILLLNRRGYSPLLYSETQKAYIPCPNCTSHLCYHKKGSVICHLCGFTDSLQRLETRLGEKLVMMGTGTQKLEEFLLESFPGTKVERLDQDSIQDKTVLTDVIGRLVGGEIDILTGTQMISKGLDAGRVTLVGVLNAGIGLGLPDFRAGERVFSLLTQVAGRAGRSDLEGEVLIETNAADHPIIRMALNQDYIQFYESELPTRQELFYPPFSRLVRILSRSKDEELSLKTIEEVHRILKKYLPEPNSILLGPAPCPFYKIDANFRNHILIKTTVQNKWREILKKEIRPLKLSKNVYLELDFDPLDLV; from the coding sequence TTGATCCAGTTTGCGGAGGTTGCCTTCGATCTTCCTCTTTTAGAGGACACATTCACGTATGAGGTCCCAGCAGGAACTCCAGTCGGCGTTCGAGTAGAAGCAAAACTTCGGGGACGAAAAGAAGAAGGCATTATCCTTTCTTTGCATCATAACGAGCCGAGCTACCAGGTCCTACCGATAGATAAGATCGTCGACAAGACACCGATCATCAACCAAGAGCAGATCCAACTCGCTTATTGGTTAAAGGAACAGTATCTTGCTTCCTTGGGGGAATGCATACACAAGATGATCCCTACCGGGAGAAGGCATTCCAAGGTAGTCTTAAACGAAGAGGTCTCGGAAACAAAGCTGTTAAAACTAAACGAAGAACAAGAGAAAGCATATCAAAATATAAAGTCGGACTTCGGAAAGGACGCGGTTCATCTTTTATTCGGGATCACAGGAAGTGGAAAGACAGAAGTCTATCTGCATTTGATCCAAGAACTTCTCCAGAAAACGGACAAGGGGATCTTACTCTTAGTTCCAGAAATTGGACTTACCTATCATATCATTCGAAAGTTAGAAGCAGTCTTTCCAGGACAGATCGCACTTCTTCATTCTGCGTTAAAGGTCTCCGAAAGATTCAAGGCATATACGGATCTTCTTCATGGACGAAAAAGGATCGCAGTAGGAACTAGATCCGCAGTATTTGCACCCATCCAAAATCTGGGACTGGTCATTATAGACGAGGAACATGACGGGTCCTTCAAAGAACATTCCACACCGAGGTATCACGCAAGACAGGTCGCTCTCCAAAGATGTAGACAGAACAAAGCGGTTTTAGTCTTAGGATCCGCGACTCCTTCCTTAGAAGTATATCATCTGGCAAAAACGGGAAAGATTGGATTGCAAGTCCTAAGCAAACGTCCCGGCGTTGCCAAGCCTCCTAAGGTCCGCATAGAAGAGAACAAAAAAGAAGCGAGGCTGATCGGCTCGGAGCTAACCTTTGCGATCAAGCAACGTCTAGATAGAAAGGAACAGGTCATCCTTCTATTGAACAGAAGAGGGTATAGTCCTCTTCTATATTCGGAGACGCAAAAAGCCTATATCCCCTGTCCAAATTGCACATCCCATCTATGCTATCATAAGAAAGGAAGCGTTATCTGCCATCTCTGCGGTTTCACGGATTCTCTACAAAGATTAGAAACAAGGCTCGGCGAAAAACTCGTTATGATGGGAACAGGCACCCAAAAACTGGAAGAGTTCCTACTCGAAAGCTTTCCAGGAACCAAGGTGGAAAGACTGGATCAGGACTCCATCCAAGACAAGACGGTTCTCACAGATGTCATTGGACGATTAGTCGGAGGGGAGATCGATATTCTTACAGGTACTCAGATGATCTCCAAAGGATTGGACGCTGGAAGAGTGACCTTAGTAGGAGTATTGAACGCAGGAATAGGTCTCGGACTCCCGGACTTCAGAGCGGGAGAAAGAGTATTCTCTCTTCTCACTCAGGTGGCTGGAAGAGCGGGGCGCTCCGATCTAGAAGGAGAGGTGCTGATAGAAACGAATGCGGCAGATCATCCGATCATTCGAATGGCTCTCAACCAAGACTATATTCAATTTTATGAATCTGAATTACCCACTCGACAAGAACTCTTCTATCCGCCATTCTCCAGGCTTGTTCGTATCCTTTCCCGCTCCAAGGACGAAGAACTCTCCCTCAAAACCATAGAAGAAGTACATCGGATCTTGAAGAAGTATTTGCCCGAACCGAATTCGATCCTACTCGGACCGGCGCCCTGTCCTTTTTATAAGATAGATGCGAATTTCCGAAATCATATACTGATCAAGACGACTGTGCAAAACAAATGGAGAGAGATCCTGAAGAAGGAGATCCGACCTCTCAAACTCTCAAAAAACGTTTACCTAGAACTGGATTTTGATCCATTGGATCTAGTCTGA
- a CDS encoding EscU/YscU/HrcU family type III secretion system export apparatus switch protein encodes MDRVKLGIALKFTPKENQGPMVLASGEGTMAEKIRRLALKHGIPVVKDPPLAEALTPIPVGKEIPENLYRAVASVFAFVLSQKSPSE; translated from the coding sequence ATGGACCGCGTGAAATTAGGAATCGCCCTTAAATTTACACCGAAGGAAAATCAAGGTCCTATGGTTTTAGCAAGCGGAGAAGGTACCATGGCCGAAAAGATCCGCAGGCTAGCGCTAAAACACGGTATCCCAGTAGTGAAAGATCCTCCTTTGGCGGAGGCCTTGACTCCTATACCTGTGGGAAAGGAAATTCCCGAGAATTTATACAGAGCAGTGGCGAGTGTTTTTGCCTTTGTGCTTTCTCAAAAAAGTCCAAGCGAATAA
- a CDS encoding YraN family protein, with amino-acid sequence MKKLQNNSKEKGNLGEELAQDYLTKNGHKILERNFRIRTAEIDIITLRENVLHFIEVKHWIQREEFHPLEVFTPQKMRKMRTAAKHYLEKDVSFRNYFVSFCLAFINEKRELTFYLNLF; translated from the coding sequence ATGAAGAAGCTCCAAAACAATAGCAAAGAAAAAGGAAACCTGGGAGAAGAACTGGCTCAGGACTATCTGACCAAAAACGGTCACAAGATCTTAGAGAGAAATTTTAGGATCCGGACGGCAGAGATCGACATAATCACTCTGAGAGAAAACGTCCTACATTTTATCGAAGTGAAACATTGGATCCAGAGAGAGGAATTCCATCCCTTAGAAGTCTTCACTCCGCAGAAGATGCGTAAGATGAGGACCGCAGCTAAGCATTATTTGGAGAAGGACGTTTCTTTTAGAAATTATTTTGTCTCCTTTTGTTTGGCATTTATTAACGAAAAAAGGGAACTAACTTTTTATCTGAATCTATTCTAA
- a CDS encoding HD-GYP domain-containing protein, which translates to MKKLSVSELKPGMRFTKPVYLDKENLFITSNTPITDSDLERLKRFGITEVLTHGDILIIDVPPEHLETQLEDFIISTIVDEDLLPLKGMYDNLNRIKVQFTNLYKNTFNLVQDVYRKAAEDKTFDFGPVREQGEALADFVRAHNNLSYLILGMNNPGYYLYNQITNSTLYALIIGKLLDFSRPKMVDLAISCLVADVGMTKVPATISEKSDQLTDEEYKSILKHTIIGYQILTQRIKVKNSLAVVALQHHERFDGKGYPQKLTGVAIEENARIYAIADNFSALITNRPHRQRVLPHEAIKSMISMDVGKFDLKIVRTFLNQVSLYPVGSCVELSDKRVGIVLAANSDKPLRPSIRIIKDEYGTFVRNLLLVDLVKENHLFIVKALDLIDATANH; encoded by the coding sequence ATGAAAAAGTTAAGCGTATCCGAACTGAAACCGGGAATGAGATTCACGAAACCGGTCTACTTGGACAAAGAAAATCTATTCATCACTTCCAATACTCCGATCACCGATTCGGATCTAGAAAGACTGAAACGCTTCGGGATCACTGAGGTACTGACTCACGGAGATATTCTGATCATTGATGTCCCTCCCGAACATCTGGAAACCCAGCTTGAAGACTTTATTATCAGTACCATCGTAGACGAAGACCTTCTTCCTTTAAAAGGAATGTATGATAATCTAAATCGGATCAAGGTACAGTTTACGAATCTGTACAAGAATACATTCAATCTGGTACAGGATGTTTATAGAAAGGCTGCAGAAGACAAGACCTTCGATTTCGGACCGGTAAGAGAGCAAGGAGAAGCCCTCGCGGATTTCGTAAGAGCTCATAATAATCTTTCCTATTTGATCCTGGGAATGAATAACCCGGGTTATTATCTGTACAATCAGATCACGAATTCCACTCTATACGCCCTTATCATAGGAAAGCTTTTGGACTTCTCCCGTCCCAAGATGGTGGATCTAGCGATCTCTTGTCTAGTAGCAGACGTGGGAATGACCAAAGTACCTGCGACCATCTCTGAAAAATCGGACCAACTCACCGACGAAGAATACAAATCCATTCTGAAGCATACTATCATCGGTTACCAGATCCTGACTCAAAGGATCAAGGTAAAGAATAGCTTGGCGGTTGTGGCACTGCAACACCATGAAAGATTCGATGGGAAAGGGTATCCCCAAAAGCTAACCGGGGTCGCGATCGAGGAGAATGCTCGGATCTATGCGATTGCGGATAATTTCTCCGCACTTATTACAAATCGACCGCATAGACAGAGGGTCCTTCCGCACGAAGCGATCAAGTCCATGATCAGTATGGATGTGGGTAAATTCGATCTCAAGATCGTTCGGACTTTCCTAAATCAGGTTTCTCTCTATCCTGTGGGTTCCTGTGTGGAACTTTCCGACAAAAGAGTGGGGATCGTTCTCGCCGCAAATTCGGACAAACCTCTTAGGCCATCTATCCGGATCATCAAAGACGAGTATGGAACCTTTGTGAGAAATCTTCTCTTAGTGGATCTTGTAAAAGAAAATCATCTCTTTATCGTCAAGGCTCTCGACCTGATCGACGCCACTGCAAACCATTAA
- the trmD gene encoding tRNA (guanosine(37)-N1)-methyltransferase TrmD: MKFNFITLFPSKIASYFAEGLQEKAIRNGVFSVNVVQLRDFSNNKHLKVDDTPYGGGPGMLLKVEPIDLALKSLGEEKGLVILMTPSGIPFDQSVAEKLSTQKKPLTFISGYYEGVDHRVTEHLVDIELSLGNYVISAGDLASLCVTDAVSRLLPGFLGDRESLDEESHNERDILEYPQYTKPSEYNGWKVPDILLGGNHAAIESWRNANRKKVDPDITRNL, from the coding sequence ATGAAATTTAACTTCATCACCTTATTCCCTTCCAAAATTGCTTCTTACTTTGCGGAAGGTTTGCAAGAGAAGGCCATTCGCAACGGAGTCTTCTCTGTAAACGTAGTGCAACTGAGAGACTTCTCGAATAATAAACATTTGAAAGTGGATGACACTCCCTATGGAGGAGGCCCTGGGATGCTGCTCAAAGTAGAGCCTATCGATCTCGCTCTTAAATCGCTGGGAGAAGAGAAAGGGCTCGTCATCCTAATGACTCCTTCCGGGATCCCATTCGATCAAAGCGTAGCGGAGAAGCTTTCGACTCAGAAAAAGCCACTTACTTTCATCTCAGGATACTATGAAGGTGTGGATCATAGAGTAACTGAGCATCTTGTTGACATAGAACTGTCCCTTGGAAATTATGTAATTTCAGCCGGAGATTTGGCCAGCCTTTGCGTAACAGATGCTGTGTCCAGGCTTTTGCCCGGCTTTTTAGGCGACCGAGAGAGCCTGGATGAAGAATCTCATAATGAAAGGGATATACTAGAATATCCCCAATATACGAAACCTTCCGAGTACAATGGTTGGAAGGTTCCCGATATACTCTTGGGCGGAAACCACGCGGCGATAGAATCTTGGCGAAATGCCAATCGAAAGAAAGTCGACCCCGATATTACGAGGAATTTATGA
- the rpsP gene encoding 30S ribosomal protein S16: protein MVKIRLQRTGAKNNPHYRVVAADSRSPRDGKFIDILGHYHPAEIKGQTTLDKEKVLNWLGKGAQPTGTVLNLIKNEGIWAEYKQSLKK, encoded by the coding sequence TTGGTTAAGATCAGACTACAAAGAACTGGAGCCAAAAATAACCCTCACTACCGGGTAGTGGCTGCTGACAGCCGTTCCCCAAGAGACGGTAAATTTATCGATATTCTCGGCCACTATCACCCGGCTGAGATCAAAGGTCAGACGACTCTCGATAAAGAGAAGGTCCTAAATTGGCTGGGTAAAGGTGCTCAACCTACCGGAACCGTTCTGAACCTCATTAAGAACGAGGGGATCTGGGCGGAATATAAACAATCCCTGAAGAAGTAA
- the rimM gene encoding ribosome maturation factor RimM (Essential for efficient processing of 16S rRNA), with product MTETRILTGKLGKPFGLKGFLKLVAQESALPDLKFPIDATLEFSSREPIPIRILKAQRHSGRVILQIDGVTTPEEAANLIGGNLYINRSYFPRSKGEEYYLFELKGLQAYSEEGAKLDWELTDLIENPAHAILVFQSKDSEILIPYVEKHVGKVLLDEGKILIKNPEDWNEI from the coding sequence TTGACTGAAACTCGGATCCTAACCGGGAAATTAGGAAAGCCCTTCGGTCTGAAGGGTTTTCTCAAATTAGTGGCCCAAGAAAGCGCCCTCCCGGACCTCAAATTTCCAATCGATGCAACTCTCGAGTTCTCTTCTAGAGAACCTATCCCGATTCGTATCCTAAAGGCACAACGTCATTCCGGAAGAGTGATCTTACAGATCGACGGAGTTACTACGCCGGAAGAGGCCGCAAACCTGATCGGCGGAAATCTCTACATAAACAGGTCTTACTTCCCCAGGTCCAAGGGAGAAGAATACTATCTATTCGAATTAAAGGGTCTCCAAGCATACTCAGAAGAAGGAGCCAAACTGGACTGGGAACTTACCGATCTCATCGAGAACCCGGCCCACGCTATCCTAGTATTCCAATCCAAGGACTCAGAAATACTCATTCCGTATGTGGAAAAGCATGTGGGAAAGGTATTACTTGACGAAGGCAAGATCCTGATCAAGAATCCTGAGGATTGGAATGAAATTTAA
- the rpe gene encoding ribulose-phosphate 3-epimerase, whose product MKISASILATQLTALSNIVPNFKKEGIDLVHMDVMDGNFVPQISFGEAINKEVKSMTQIPLDVHLMVEKPENHVAKYYELSPYCITFHAETTRFPIRLAQEIKKNGTKVGVSLNPGTPVQVLETLLPYIDLVLIMTVEPGFYGQKFVDGGMDKIRKVKSLISSYPIELEVDGGVNDTNIQELAKAGVDICVVGAGLFKSGDPSENGVRLKGLASKA is encoded by the coding sequence TTGAAAATATCCGCCTCTATTCTCGCAACCCAACTGACTGCGCTCTCAAACATAGTACCTAATTTCAAGAAAGAAGGGATCGACCTAGTCCATATGGATGTGATGGACGGGAACTTCGTCCCGCAGATCAGCTTCGGCGAGGCGATCAATAAAGAGGTCAAGTCAATGACCCAGATCCCTCTAGATGTTCACCTCATGGTAGAAAAACCGGAAAACCATGTGGCCAAGTACTATGAACTTTCCCCGTACTGCATTACTTTCCATGCGGAAACCACTCGCTTTCCGATCCGTCTCGCCCAAGAGATCAAGAAAAACGGGACCAAGGTAGGAGTTTCCCTGAATCCAGGAACTCCCGTCCAAGTATTAGAGACATTGCTTCCTTATATCGATCTAGTACTGATCATGACTGTGGAGCCAGGCTTCTATGGTCAAAAATTCGTGGATGGGGGAATGGACAAGATCCGCAAGGTGAAGTCCCTTATTTCTTCCTATCCGATCGAACTAGAAGTGGACGGTGGAGTGAACGATACCAATATCCAGGAATTGGCCAAGGCCGGTGTGGATATTTGCGTGGTCGGAGCAGGGCTATTCAAGTCGGGAGATCCGAGCGAGAATGGGGTCCGCTTAAAAGGACTGGCTTCCAAGGCCTGA
- a CDS encoding KH domain-containing protein — translation MEDLIRYIVTSLVDHPEEISVKEIEGDEQTVLELRVSPKDVGKVIGKNGRIAKSLRAILTAASVKAGKNFSLEIID, via the coding sequence ATGGAAGATCTAATCCGTTATATCGTTACTTCTCTAGTAGATCATCCGGAGGAGATTTCCGTAAAGGAGATCGAAGGCGACGAGCAAACCGTCTTAGAACTCCGGGTCTCCCCGAAGGATGTGGGAAAGGTGATCGGTAAGAATGGCCGGATCGCGAAGTCACTCAGAGCGATCCTCACTGCCGCTTCCGTCAAAGCCGGAAAAAATTTCTCACTGGAAATTATTGACTGA
- the rplS gene encoding 50S ribosomal protein L19 has translation MKELLKGGLPTEANRTLNFNVGDTVKVHYKIQESGKERVQVYEGVVISISNGGNGKSFTVRRVSYDVGVERVFPLYSPRIAKIELIRKGKVRRSKLFFLRERSGKSARIRELKGGKVLVAEDRKRQTAAEEAATAAAATPAE, from the coding sequence ATGAAAGAACTTCTGAAAGGCGGATTGCCTACCGAAGCCAATCGTACCCTGAACTTTAATGTCGGGGATACTGTTAAGGTACACTACAAGATCCAAGAATCCGGAAAGGAAAGGGTCCAGGTGTATGAAGGTGTAGTGATCTCCATCTCCAATGGCGGAAACGGAAAATCATTCACTGTTCGCAGGGTTTCCTATGATGTAGGTGTTGAAAGGGTATTCCCACTGTATTCACCTCGTATTGCAAAAATCGAACTAATACGTAAAGGTAAGGTTCGCCGTTCTAAACTCTTCTTCTTAAGAGAACGTTCCGGAAAGTCTGCTCGTATTCGCGAGTTGAAAGGCGGAAAAGTCCTGGTAGCAGAAGACAGAAAACGCCAAACCGCAGCCGAAGAAGCTGCAACTGCCGCAGCAGCTACTCCAGCAGAATAA
- a CDS encoding ribonuclease HII — protein MPKNHFEPEEFRFFSEYLPCGIDEAGRGPYAGPLSVALVSFLPETLEKIHSGEILAGLDDSKKLAEPKRERLFREIQESAHTVAHAFLSHTFIDTHGINRAVLEGILKCYRKGSRSPIENTRKDLLLLIDGNYNFSRYKESELLKHKSHYYTKGDSRIASIAAASIIAKVKRDRFMKTIASKFPGYGFESHKGYGSAAHEEAIRNLGITRIHRRSFTKKFHAPHSSSQSDR, from the coding sequence ATGCCTAAGAATCATTTCGAACCCGAAGAATTTCGCTTTTTCTCAGAGTATTTACCTTGTGGGATCGACGAAGCCGGAAGAGGTCCCTATGCCGGCCCCTTATCCGTTGCCTTAGTGAGTTTTCTTCCGGAAACCTTGGAGAAGATCCATTCGGGTGAGATCCTAGCAGGCTTGGATGACTCCAAAAAATTAGCCGAACCAAAACGAGAACGATTGTTCAGGGAGATCCAAGAAAGCGCACATACCGTGGCCCATGCTTTCCTTTCTCACACTTTCATAGATACGCACGGGATCAATCGGGCAGTATTGGAAGGCATCCTCAAATGTTATAGAAAGGGTTCCAGATCACCGATAGAAAATACTAGAAAGGATTTGCTTCTTCTCATAGATGGGAATTACAATTTTTCTAGATACAAGGAGTCCGAACTCCTAAAGCATAAGTCTCATTATTATACGAAGGGAGATTCCAGGATCGCGAGTATCGCAGCGGCTTCTATCATTGCAAAGGTAAAAAGGGATCGGTTCATGAAGACGATCGCTTCCAAATTCCCGGGATACGGTTTTGAATCTCATAAGGGATACGGAAGCGCGGCTCATGAAGAAGCAATTCGCAACCTAGGCATCACAAGAATCCACAGAAGATCCTTCACGAAAAAATTCCATGCTCCCCATTCCTCCTCCCAATCCGATCGATAG
- a CDS encoding PASTA domain-containing protein: protein MTKEELRSKYLPVGGYFFFIAFGLVVFFIAAFLVVFVRTKSANMVVMPDVVGKPYNEVHNELMRLQLKVRLESKRYPDKTDGIIIYQSIRPGREIEAGSKVSLTVNIGLDRIIMPDLKGQTLASAKNFMEKVLSGENYVSLTLGGITYVEAKEGELPDTVVDQIPEAGKNTTAAEKVFLLVTKSSTKKKEGEASLGLDFRPGDSFAFAQRALARSKVPFKTEVVATKFRPENGRIESIQKIGNEYKFKVFFFEPEDHVESGYESFEYKIRENGTYSMIVQDQNDENKKTEISSPTSYQEGEKIQTVFYRTGDVTLVLLDANGSKVKSKDYENEF from the coding sequence GTGACTAAGGAAGAACTCCGCTCTAAATATCTCCCTGTCGGGGGTTACTTTTTTTTCATCGCATTCGGCTTGGTTGTATTTTTCATAGCAGCCTTTCTCGTTGTATTCGTTCGGACCAAGAGCGCCAATATGGTGGTCATGCCCGATGTGGTTGGGAAACCCTATAACGAAGTCCATAACGAGCTCATGCGTCTACAGCTCAAGGTTCGTTTAGAATCCAAGAGATATCCGGATAAAACGGACGGTATTATTATCTATCAATCCATTCGTCCAGGTAGAGAGATCGAGGCCGGTTCCAAGGTTTCCTTGACCGTAAACATCGGACTGGATCGTATCATTATGCCGGATCTGAAAGGACAGACCCTGGCTTCAGCAAAGAACTTCATGGAGAAGGTACTCTCGGGAGAAAATTACGTTTCTCTCACCCTAGGCGGGATCACCTATGTGGAAGCCAAAGAAGGGGAGTTGCCTGACACTGTAGTGGATCAAATCCCGGAAGCCGGAAAAAACACTACTGCTGCCGAAAAAGTCTTTTTACTCGTTACCAAGTCCTCCACGAAGAAGAAGGAAGGAGAGGCTTCACTAGGCCTGGATTTCCGTCCGGGAGATTCCTTCGCGTTTGCGCAGAGAGCCTTGGCTCGATCCAAAGTGCCTTTCAAGACAGAAGTGGTGGCCACAAAATTCCGTCCGGAAAATGGACGAATTGAATCCATCCAAAAGATCGGGAATGAATACAAATTCAAAGTCTTCTTCTTCGAGCCGGAAGATCACGTAGAGAGCGGATACGAAAGCTTCGAATACAAGATCCGAGAAAACGGAACGTATAGTATGATCGTACAGGATCAGAACGACGAGAATAAGAAAACCGAGATCTCTTCTCCCACTTCTTACCAAGAAGGAGAGAAGATCCAAACTGTATTTTATAGAACGGGAGATGTTACCCTGGTTCTCCTAGATGCGAATGGTTCCAAAGTAAAATCCAAAGACTACGAGAACGAATTTTGA
- the fmt gene encoding methionyl-tRNA formyltransferase, with product MKIAFFGTPEPSSKLLQALLEEPEIQVEFVVTNPDRPKGRSKTPQPSPVKEIAIRASLPVFQYESIKKEKEKAISDLSSFSPDLYVVFAYGSILPKEIFSIPRFGSINLHGSILPDLRGASPVQTALWKGYTKSGISIQYLGEKMDEGDIIHISEVPISLEDDTGTLMEKITDAGIAALLPLLKGKREEAFDAVPQNHSEATYCTKILPEHRILDLKLPAMELHNRIRALSPDLGGFCQFREKRLVIWKTKPSDFSEEGRKPGRLKRMDKKALLFQCGDGRFLELISVQPENKNRMPVGDFLNGFRITDEDRFE from the coding sequence ATGAAAATCGCATTTTTCGGAACACCGGAACCTTCTTCCAAACTGTTACAGGCTTTATTAGAAGAGCCTGAGATCCAGGTCGAATTCGTGGTCACAAATCCGGATCGGCCCAAAGGAAGAAGCAAGACCCCGCAACCTAGTCCGGTCAAAGAGATCGCAATCCGGGCAAGCCTACCAGTCTTCCAATACGAATCCATAAAGAAGGAAAAGGAAAAAGCAATCTCGGACCTTTCCTCATTTTCTCCCGATCTATATGTTGTATTCGCTTACGGTTCGATTCTACCGAAGGAAATCTTTTCCATTCCTAGATTCGGTTCCATCAATCTGCATGGTTCTATTCTTCCCGACCTAAGAGGAGCCTCTCCTGTACAAACTGCACTCTGGAAAGGATATACCAAGAGTGGGATCAGCATCCAATATTTAGGAGAGAAGATGGACGAAGGGGATATCATCCATATCTCCGAAGTTCCGATCTCTCTCGAAGACGATACCGGAACTCTCATGGAAAAGATCACAGATGCCGGGATTGCCGCTCTTCTTCCCTTGCTCAAAGGAAAGAGGGAAGAAGCATTCGATGCCGTACCGCAAAACCATTCCGAGGCAACGTACTGCACCAAGATCCTGCCGGAACACAGGATCTTGGATCTGAAACTTCCCGCCATGGAATTGCACAATCGGATCAGAGCCCTTAGCCCTGACCTAGGAGGCTTTTGCCAATTCCGAGAAAAACGACTTGTGATCTGGAAAACCAAACCGTCCGATTTTTCGGAAGAAGGGCGTAAGCCAGGCAGATTGAAACGAATGGACAAAAAGGCCCTTCTTTTCCAGTGTGGAGATGGCCGTTTTCTGGAACTCATTTCCGTTCAGCCGGAAAATAAAAACAGAATGCCTGTTGGCGATTTCCTAAACGGTTTCCGCATTACGGATGAGGATCGCTTCGAGTGA